Proteins found in one Mustela lutreola isolate mMusLut2 chromosome 10, mMusLut2.pri, whole genome shotgun sequence genomic segment:
- the LOC131809949 gene encoding basic proline-rich protein-like has product MQALASRGSLRGGRRGAPPGVGGGGVPESFAASGAAPEVQGVWGECPSAEAEAQRISAGPGRAGRHGSGPGPAKVGRAPQPFLRPPRSPSSQRPEPAGPAPSRATAAAEAVTCRPRRPGSPRGGAPAGLVPAQSRSQPLAPKFQPQKQFPEGADSGGEAVAELACQRRCESAPTLPGRDSPRLGYRDTSTTLLRHGADAGQREQALLSPLGRGLPGLAGAEGCPSRGPEPGAVRDQPRQGGCSCARECGLPPRQLAGVLSAAAPDGPLPPPQAEPPPPPPSLRSTRAHTRPDASAAAAAAPLSLRQRPRPRLPPGHALGPRPLRAPRGPPPPRRRSQANGLASVGSERGA; this is encoded by the exons ATGCAGGCACTGGCCAGCCGGGGTTCGTTGCGGGGAGGTCGTCGAGGGGCGCCGcccggggtcgggggtgggggtgtccctgAGAGTTTCGCCGCTTCGGGGGCTGCCCCTGAAGTTCAGGGAGTTTGGGGCGAGTGCCCCAGCGCCGAGGCGGAGGCGCAACGAATCTCGGCGGGGCCCGGGCGCGCCGGGCGGCACGGCTCGGGGCCCGGGCCCGCAAAGGTCGGCCGCGCGCCACAGCCTTTTCTCCGGCCGCCGCGCAGCCCCTCCTCGCAGCGGCCGGAGCCCGCAGGGCCCGCGCCTTCCCGCGCTACGGCCGCCGCCGAGGCCGTCACATGCCGTCCGCGGCGCCCAGGCAGTCCGCGCGGAGGGGCGCCGGCAGGCCTCGTCCCCGCGCAGAGCCGCTCGCAGCCCCTCGCCCCAAAGTTTCAGCCGCAGAAGCAGTTTCCAGAAGGGGCCGACTCAGGGGGCGAGGCGGTGGCGGAGCTGGCGTGTCAGCGCCGCTGCGAGAGCGCGCCGACCCTGCCGGGTCGCGACAGCCCCCGGCTCGGCTATCGGGACACGTCCACAACTTTGCTCCGCCACGGAGCGGACGCGGGGCAGCGGGAGCAGGCACTTCTGAGCCCACTGGGCAGGGGGCTTCCTGGGCTCGCGGGAGCTGAGGGATGCCCCAGCCGCGGTCCGGAGCCGGGCGCCGTCCGCGACCAGCCGCGGCAGGGCGGCTGCAGCTGCGCCCGGGAGTGCGGACTTCCGCCCCGCCAACTCG CTGGCGTCCTCTCAGCGGCCGCTCCAGAcgggccgctgccgccgccgcaggctgagccgccgccgccgccgccgagccTGCGCTCCACACGCGCGCACACCCGCCCGgacgcctccgccgccgccgccgcagctccGCTTTCACTGAGACAGCGCCCGCGGCCCCGCCTCCCTCCGGGCCACGCCCTCGGGCCACGCCCACTGCGCGCGCCCCGCGGTCCACCTCCGCCGCGGCGCCGCAGCCAGGCCAATGGCCTCGCGTCCGTGGGTAGCGAGCGCGGGGCCTAA